A part of Bacillus rossius redtenbacheri isolate Brsri chromosome 1, Brsri_v3, whole genome shotgun sequence genomic DNA contains:
- the LOC134528072 gene encoding prominin-1-A: MQFTNTRLSRPVTGKDLSSFADQLESVANQIKDLATASRLETLASRTRRLLVSHVQPLEQRKEDLVYQLTALEVQMQPLQRQVNQSLSHLKTIQYFINNQGDSICKQKTKEYARRLLGYADQCRDHVLAATGERLAPCRPLWDVFHALRQLLCRHILDPLNGFWFSCVCCLLLFLVACPLCLKLADLCRDGGLMQPGSSDSPSEALMMPESNTWASNNRPVESDGW; this comes from the exons ATGCAATTCACAAATACAagg CTATCCCGGCCAGTGACGGGGAAAGACCTGTCGTCGTTCGCCGACCAACTGGAGAGCGTGGCCAATCAGATCAAGGACCTGGCCACGGCTTCCCGGCTGGAGACGCTCGCCTCCAGGACCAGACGGCTGCTCGTCAGCCACGTCCAGCCGCTGGAGCAACGCAAG GAGGACCTGGTGTACCAGCTGACAGCTCTTGAGGTTCAGATGCAGCCGCTGCAGAGGCAGGTGAACCAGTCCCTGTCGCACCTCAAGACCATCCAGTACTTCATCAACAATCAGGGAGACAGTATCTGCAAACAG AAAACCAAGGAGTACGCGCGGCGGCTGCTGGGCTACGCGGACCAGTGCCGCGACCACGTGCTGGCGGCGACGGGCGAGCGCCTGGCTCCTTGCCGGCCGCTGTGGGACGTCTTCCACGCGCTCCGGCAGCTGCTGTGCCGCCACATCCTGGACCCGCTG AATGGCTTCTGGTTCTCGTGCGTGTGCTGCCTGCTGCTATTCCTGGTCGCCTGCCCGCTGTGCCTCAAGCTGGCGGACCTGTGCCGCGACGGGGGACTCATGCAGCCCGGCAGCTCCGA CAGCCCATCTGAGGCACTGATGATGCCTGAAAGCAATACCTGGGCCTCTAACAATCG GCCAGTCGAATCTGACGGCTGGTGA